One stretch of Pseudoxanthomonas sp. Root65 DNA includes these proteins:
- a CDS encoding gluconolaconase, which produces MSRTAWLWVVVVLTTIALAATFLVTPRFPVPVPDAGPPVTAFGWTGQLSLVAGDGVRGTRDGAGPQARFDDPWGIVVMEDGTRYVADAGDSNRIRRITRDGVVSTLAGGSEGFTDGTGAAAAFHTPSALARDGAGNLYVADTGNHAIRRITPDGVVTTVAGTGTPGFRDGPALQAQFNGPIGVAVDGGGRVYVADTYNDRIRLIDRDGSVTTLAGGDAPGFVDGSGSEARFDTPTAIVVDATGVTWIADLRNDAIRRIGRQGGVSTLPMQPDLPTQAGPRRPLSLALTHDGHLYVGELFTGRVMQVMRDGRWHALAGHMPGQRLSRTAGLAVDAAGQVHVTDAGSHRVHRIAALADGALPAPAIVGPSAEDPLPQTAGRWPLAPQDGWHEVVGTLGEVRGDYSGESRHHLHGGLDIRGDVGATVLAIADGKVSSPSAAWNFDGLSEGLGLGALDYIHMRVGRTPRGDLLDPVRFQLLHDLSGDPSRIRVRRGTRFAAGDALGTVNRMAHVHLSIGPSGYERNAIALGFAGFTDAYPPRIDEVALFDTLDQPIDQRQEGRVLVPRDLQGVRIVVDAWDQVDRNLPRRRLGLHALGYQLLHDDGTPVAGFETPRMTLDFQRLPSDDAVQVAYAPGSGITVHGSAVTRFRYSVTNTVRDGQWAEGSWQVGSLPPGDYTLRITARDYSGNEAQARRDLKLRLQ; this is translated from the coding sequence ATGAGTCGTACCGCCTGGCTGTGGGTGGTGGTGGTACTGACCACCATCGCCCTGGCCGCGACCTTCCTGGTCACCCCGCGCTTCCCCGTTCCCGTGCCCGACGCCGGTCCGCCCGTCACCGCGTTCGGCTGGACCGGACAACTGTCCCTGGTCGCCGGCGATGGTGTGCGTGGCACGCGCGACGGCGCCGGCCCGCAGGCGCGCTTCGACGATCCCTGGGGCATCGTCGTGATGGAAGACGGCACGCGCTACGTCGCCGATGCCGGCGACAGCAACCGGATCCGCCGCATCACCCGCGATGGCGTGGTGTCGACCCTGGCCGGCGGCAGCGAAGGCTTCACCGACGGCACCGGCGCGGCGGCGGCGTTCCACACGCCGTCGGCGCTGGCGCGCGATGGCGCCGGCAATCTCTACGTCGCCGACACCGGCAACCACGCCATCCGCCGGATCACCCCGGACGGCGTGGTGACCACGGTGGCCGGTACCGGCACGCCGGGGTTCCGCGACGGTCCTGCGTTGCAGGCGCAGTTCAACGGCCCGATCGGCGTAGCCGTGGACGGCGGCGGACGCGTTTATGTGGCCGACACCTACAACGACCGCATCCGCCTGATCGACCGCGATGGCAGCGTCACCACGCTGGCCGGTGGCGATGCACCGGGTTTCGTCGATGGTTCCGGCAGCGAGGCGCGCTTCGATACGCCCACCGCCATCGTCGTGGACGCCACCGGCGTGACCTGGATCGCCGACCTGCGCAACGACGCCATCCGCCGCATCGGGCGGCAGGGCGGCGTCAGCACGCTGCCGATGCAGCCCGACCTGCCGACGCAGGCCGGGCCGCGTCGACCGCTGTCGCTGGCGCTGACGCACGACGGCCATCTGTATGTCGGCGAGCTGTTCACCGGTCGGGTGATGCAGGTGATGCGGGATGGTCGCTGGCACGCGCTGGCCGGCCACATGCCGGGACAGCGCCTGTCGCGGACGGCGGGACTCGCAGTCGACGCGGCAGGACAGGTGCATGTCACCGACGCGGGCAGCCATCGCGTGCACCGCATCGCGGCGCTGGCGGACGGCGCCCTGCCGGCACCGGCCATCGTCGGTCCCTCGGCGGAGGATCCGCTGCCGCAGACCGCGGGCCGCTGGCCGCTGGCGCCGCAGGATGGCTGGCACGAAGTCGTCGGCACGCTGGGCGAAGTACGCGGCGACTACAGCGGCGAGAGCCGCCACCATCTGCACGGTGGCCTCGACATCCGCGGCGATGTCGGCGCCACGGTGCTCGCCATCGCCGACGGCAAGGTCAGCAGCCCGTCCGCCGCCTGGAACTTCGACGGCCTCAGCGAAGGCCTGGGCCTTGGCGCGCTGGACTACATCCACATGCGCGTCGGCCGCACGCCGCGCGGCGACCTGCTGGATCCCGTGCGCTTCCAACTGCTGCATGACCTCAGCGGCGATCCCAGCCGCATCCGCGTGCGCCGCGGGACGCGTTTCGCCGCCGGGGATGCGCTGGGCACGGTCAACCGCATGGCGCACGTGCACCTGTCGATCGGGCCGTCGGGCTACGAGCGCAACGCCATCGCGCTCGGCTTCGCCGGCTTCACCGACGCGTATCCGCCTCGCATCGACGAGGTCGCCCTGTTCGACACGCTGGACCAGCCCATCGACCAGCGGCAGGAGGGCCGCGTGCTGGTGCCGCGCGACCTGCAGGGCGTGCGCATCGTGGTGGATGCCTGGGACCAGGTGGACCGCAACCTGCCGCGGCGCCGGCTCGGCCTGCATGCGCTGGGCTACCAGCTGCTGCACGACGACGGCACGCCGGTCGCCGGCTTCGAGACGCCGCGGATGACCCTCGATTTCCAGCGCCTGCCTTCCGACGATGCGGTGCAGGTCGCCTACGCCCCCGGCAGCGGCATCACCGTGCACGGCAGTGCGGTGACGCGCTTCCGCTACAGCGTGACCAACACCGTCCGCGACGGCCAATGGGCCGAAGGCAGCTGGCAGGTGGGGTCATTGCCGCCAGGCGACTACACGTTGCGGATCACCGCCCGTGACTACAGCGGCAACGAAGCCCAGGCGCGCCGCGATTTGAAACTGCGCCTGCAGTAG
- a CDS encoding YciI family protein, with the protein MRVMVIVKANADSEAGRMPSTEQLTAMGEFNEALVKAGILLAGEGLHPSSRGARVRFDGRQRTVIDGPFGETKELVAGFWLWQVRNVDEAIEWIKRAPFDGGEEIELRPVFEADDFGDALTPELREQEARIAAQIPSSTER; encoded by the coding sequence ATGCGCGTGATGGTCATCGTGAAAGCCAACGCCGATAGCGAAGCCGGGCGGATGCCCAGCACGGAACAACTGACGGCGATGGGCGAATTCAATGAAGCCTTGGTCAAGGCCGGGATCCTGCTGGCCGGGGAGGGCCTGCACCCCAGCTCGCGCGGCGCGCGCGTGCGCTTCGACGGCAGGCAGCGCACGGTCATCGATGGGCCCTTCGGCGAAACGAAGGAACTGGTCGCCGGTTTCTGGCTGTGGCAGGTACGCAATGTCGACGAGGCCATCGAGTGGATCAAGCGCGCGCCGTTCGACGGCGGCGAAGAGATCGAACTGCGCCCGGTCTTCGAGGCCGACGACTTCGGCGACGCCCTGACCCCGGAACTGCGCGAACAGGAAGCGCGCATCGCCGCACAGATCCCTTCATCCACTGAACGTTGA